A section of the Aythya fuligula isolate bAytFul2 chromosome 9, bAytFul2.pri, whole genome shotgun sequence genome encodes:
- the MASP1 gene encoding mannan-binding lectin serine protease 1 — translation MRYPLAWSLCAWLLGVADAVELTEMFGEIRSPNFPDSYPSDSEVTWNISVPEGFKIKLYFMHFDLESSYLCEYDYVKIEAEDQELATFCGRETTDTEQAPGQQVILSPGPYMGLTFRSDFSNEERFTGFDAHYTAVDVDECLEKSDEELACDHYCHNYIGGYYCSCRFGYILHSDNRTCKVECSDNLYTQRSGVVTSADFPSPYPKSSDCLYRIELEEGFFITLSFEDSFDVEDHPEVTCPYDYIKIKAGPREFGPFCGEKSPGRIETQTNSVQILFHSDNSGENRGWKLSYTAIGNPCPLVQPPINGKIEPSQAKYTFKDQVVISCNTGYKVLKDNLESESFQIECLKDGTWSNKIPVCKIADCKEPPELEHGFVTFSSRNNLTTYRAAIQYHCQHPYYHMAPNSTATYTCDASGVWRSEELGTALPSCRPVCGRPARALPGIIKRIIGGRNAEPGFFPWQALIVVEDMSRVPNDKWFGSGALLSDSWVLTAAHVLRSQRRDKTVIPVSKEHVTVYLALHDVRNKMEAVNRTVERIILHEEFDIQNYNHDIALVKLKEKVTMGNYVMPVCLPQFEHELEGPHPNTLGLVAGWGISNPNITVDEIISSGMRTLSDILQYVKLPVVLHAECKTSYESRSGNYSVTENMFCAGYYEGGKDTCLGDSGGAFVIQDPGTRRWVAQGLVSWGGPEECGSKQVYGVYTKVSNYVDWVEKKTGSSERWTFLDPELER, via the exons ATGAG GTACCCCCTGGCCTGGTCGCTCTGTGCCTGGCTGCTCGGCGTGGCGGATGCTGTTGAGCTGACGGAGATGTTTGGGGAGATCCGCTCCCCAAACTTCCCCGATTCCTATCCCAGCGACTCGGAAGTGACGTGGAACATCTCCGTGCCCGAGGGATTTAAAATCAAGCTGTACTTCATGCATTTCGACTTGGAGTCCTCCTACCTGTGTGAATACGACTACGTGAAG ATCGAAGCGGAGGACCAGGAGCTGGCAACCTTCTGCGGCAGGGAGACGACGGACACCGAGCAGGCCCCCGGCCAGCAAGTCATCCTGTCCCCCGGCCCCTACATGGGGCTGACTTTCAGGTCCGACTTCTCCAATGAGGAGCGCTTCACTGGCTTCGACGCCCATTACACGGCCGTGG ATGTGGACGAGTGCCTGGAGAAAAGCGACGAGGAGCTGGCGTGCGACCACTACTGCCACAACTACATCGGCGGGTACTACTGCTCCTGCAGGTTTGGCTACATCCTCCACTCCGACAACAGGACCTGCAAAG TGGAGTGCAGCGACAACCTCTACACCCAGAGGAGCGGGGTGGTCACCAGCGCCGACTTCCCCAGCCCCTACCCCAAGAGCTCGGACTGCCTGTACCGCATCGAGCTGGAGGAGGGCTTCTTCATCACCCTGAGCTTCGAGGACAGCTTCGACGTGGAAGACCACCCCGAGGTGACCTGTCCCTACGACTACATCAAG ATCAAAGCTGGCCCCAGGGAGTTTGGCCCTTTCTGTGGAGAGAAGTCCCCGGGACGCATCGAAACCCAAACCAACAGCGTGCAGATCCTCTTCCACAGCGATAACTCGGGGGAGAACAGGGGCTGGAAGCTGTCGTACACAGCAATCG GAAACCCGTGCCCACTGGTGCAGCCACCCATCAATGGGAAAATCGAGCCTTCCCAAGCCAAGTACACTTTCAAAGACCAGGTTGTCATCAGCTGCAACACCGGCTACAAAGTACTGAAG GATAACCTAGAGAGCGAATCCTTCCAGATCGAGTGCCTGAAGGACGGGACGTGGAGTAACAAGATCCCCGTTTGCAAAA TTGCTGACTGCAAAGAGCCGCCGGAGCTGGAGCACGGCTTTGTCACCTTCTCCTCCAGGAACAACCTCACCACCTACCGCGCGGCCATCCAGTACCACTGCCAGCACCCCTACTACCACATGGCCCCCAACAGCACCG CCACCTACACGTGTGATGCATCAGGGGTGTGGAGGAGCGAGGAGCTGGGCACGGCGCTGCCGTCATGCCGACCAG TGTGCGGCCGGCCGGCTCGTGCTCTGCCCGGGATCATCAAGCGCATCATCGGCGGGCGCAACGCAGAGCCCGGCTTCTTCCCCTGGCAGGCCCTGATTGTGGTGGAGGACATGTCCCGGGTGCCCAACGACAAGTGGTTCGGCAGCGGGGCCCTGCTCTCGGACTCCTGGGTGCTGACAGCCGCACACGTGCTCCGCTCGCAGCGGCGAGACAAGACGGTCATCCCCGTTTCTAAAGAGCACGTCACTGTCTACCTGGCCCTGCACGACGTGAGGAACAAGATGGAGGCTGTCAACCGGACAGTGGAGAGGATCATACTCCACGAGGAGTTTGACATCCAGAACTACAACCACGACATCGCCCTGGTCAAGCTGAAGGAGAAGGTGACCATGGGGAACTACGTCATGCCCGTCTGCTTGCCCCAGTTCGAGCATGAGCTGGAGGGACCTCACCCCAACACTCTAGGgctggtggctggctgggggaTCTCCAACCCCAACATCACCGTGGACGAGATCATCAGCTCGGGCATGAGGACGCTGTCCGACATCCTGCAGTACGTCAAGCTCCCGGTGGTGCTGCATGCGGAGTGCAAGACCAGCTACGAGTCCCGGTCGGGGAACTACAGCGTGACCGAGAACATGTTCTGCGCCGGTTACTACGAAGGTGGGAAGGACACTTGCTTGGGAGACAGTGGGGGAGCCTTCGTCATTCAGGACCCGGGAACCCGGAGGTGGGTGGCCCAAGGGCTGGTCTCGTGGGGTGGCCCGGAGGAGTGTGGCAGCAAGCAAGTGTATGGGGTGTACACCAAAGTCTCCAACTACGTGGACTGggtggagaagaaaacaggctCCTCAGAGAGGTGGACATTTCTGGACCCTGAGCTGGAGAGATGA
- the LOC116492505 gene encoding receptor-transporting protein 3-like, with protein MRTWQKIFAQKIAEMGVEEPWTIQEDGSLQVHSPKHGRREYLQKHAAGRFQCSHCLREWSSAKVHILFHMCQGKVRMRIFQQSCRHCSSALLEEPSFSQENMERILHNLVLQILEDFYEVPVQPSDLMEVMVDTVPAGPHDSSHCEGCRLGACSKPLVAPKTPAWKPRRHLGTATSPPLQLFSDFPKQYYFSPLFVCVVLVILFIVLFLLEVVGAGAGKGQLG; from the exons ATGAGGACCTGGCAGAAGATTTTTGCACAGAAGATTGCGGAAATGGGCGTGGAGGAGCCGTGGACAATTCAGGAGGatggcagcctgcaggtgcACAGCCCCAAGCATGGCCGGAGGGAGTATTTGCAGAAGCATGCAGCCGGGAG GTTCCAGTGCTCCCACTGCTTACGTGAGTGGTCCTCAGCCAAGGTGCACATCCTCTTCCACATGTGCCAGGGCAAGGTGAGGATGCGAAtcttccagcagagctgccGGCACTGCTCCAGCGCCCTGCTGGAGGAGCCCAGTTTCAGCCAGGAGAACATGGAGAGGATCCTACACAACCTGGTGCTTCAGATCCTTGAGGACTTCTACGAGGTGCCCGTGCAGCCCTCTGATCTCATGGAAGTGATGGTGGACACCGTGCCGGCGGGGCCACACGACAGCAGCCACTGCGAGGGCTGCCGGCTTGGGGCTTGCTCCAAGCCACTGGTGGCCCCGAAGACACCAGCCTGGAAGCCCAGGAGGCATCTGGGCACGGCCACGAGCCCTCCACTCCAGCTCTTCAGCGACTTTCCCAAGCAATATTACTTTAGTCCCCTCTTTGTATGTGTTGTGCTTGTGATCCTCTTCATTGTGTTATTTCTTCTTGAAGTagtgggagctggagctggcaaAGGGCAGCTGGGGTGA